A stretch of DNA from Micromonospora sp. WMMD1155:
GTTGCTCGCCGTCGCCCGCTGCGCCGAGGACGCCGGCTACGGCGCGTTCTTCCGGTCCGACCACTACCTCAGGATGGGCGAGGGGACCGGCGACCCCGGCCCGACCGACGCGTGGACCACGCTGGCCGGGCTGGCCCGGGACACCAGCCGGATCCGGCTCGGCACGTTGATGACCGCCGCGACCTTCCGGCTACCCGGCCCGCTGGCGGTCACCGTGGCGCAGGTCGACCAGATGAGCGGCGGTCGGGTGGAGCTGGGCATCGGCACCGGCTGGTTCGCCGAGGAGCACACCGCGTACGGCATCCCGTTCCCGCCGTTGGCCGAGCGGTTCGACAGGCTGGAGGAGCAGCTCGCGGTCATCACCGGTCTCTGGTCCACGCCGGTCGGCGAACGGTTCGACCACTCCGGCCGGTACTACCCGGTGAGCGGCTCGCCCGCGTTGCCGAAGCCCGTGCAGCAGCCACGCCCACCGATCCTGCTCGGCGGGATGGGCCCGAAGCGCACCCCTCGGTTGGCCGCCCGCTACGCCGACGAGTTCAACCTGCCGTTCGCCTCGGTGCCGGACAGTGCCGCGCAGTTCGACCGGGTCCGCGCGGCCTGCGCCGAGATCGGCCGGCAACCGAACGAGTTGGTCTGGTCCAACGCCCTGGTGCTCTGCTGCGGGCGTGACGACGCCGAGGTGGCCCGTCGGGCCGCCGCGATCGGCCGTGAGCCCGACGAGCTGCGGGCCAACGGCCTGGCCGGAACCCCCGGTGAGGTCCTGGACACCATCGGCCGGTACGCGGAGATCGGCAGCGAGCGCATCTACCTCCAGGTGCTCGACCTCGGCGACCTGGACCACCTGGAGTTGGTCGCCGGTGAGGTGATGGCGAAGCTCTGACCCGGTCAGGCGCGGTGGGCGCCC
This window harbors:
- a CDS encoding LLM class F420-dependent oxidoreductase, with the protein product MELRIFTEPQQGADYDQLLAVARCAEDAGYGAFFRSDHYLRMGEGTGDPGPTDAWTTLAGLARDTSRIRLGTLMTAATFRLPGPLAVTVAQVDQMSGGRVELGIGTGWFAEEHTAYGIPFPPLAERFDRLEEQLAVITGLWSTPVGERFDHSGRYYPVSGSPALPKPVQQPRPPILLGGMGPKRTPRLAARYADEFNLPFASVPDSAAQFDRVRAACAEIGRQPNELVWSNALVLCCGRDDAEVARRAAAIGREPDELRANGLAGTPGEVLDTIGRYAEIGSERIYLQVLDLGDLDHLELVAGEVMAKL